The Candidatus Eremiobacteraceae bacterium genome contains a region encoding:
- a CDS encoding septum formation initiator family protein, whose protein sequence is MTARRGSLRFKIKRIAAERVGTAAKPPRWRKRLILWTRLGSRLVVGAAVLALAGAFGAQTYRIAAENYRLHVQVDDVERRNTALSADAARMQKQIVLLHDPDYLVPLIHEQLGLVKPHEVFIVVAPAPASPK, encoded by the coding sequence ATGACCGCGCGGCGCGGTAGCCTTCGTTTCAAGATCAAGCGCATCGCCGCCGAGCGCGTCGGCACTGCGGCGAAGCCGCCCCGTTGGCGCAAACGACTCATCCTCTGGACCCGGCTCGGATCGCGGCTTGTCGTCGGCGCAGCGGTGCTGGCGCTCGCAGGCGCATTCGGCGCCCAGACGTATCGGATCGCCGCCGAGAACTATCGTCTGCACGTCCAGGTCGACGACGTCGAACGTCGCAACACGGCGCTCTCCGCCGATGCGGCGCGGATGCAGAAGCAGATCGTCTTGCTCCACGATCCGGACTACCTCGTTCCGCTCATCCACGAACAGCTCGGGCTCGTGAAGCCGCACGAGGTCTTCATCGTCGTAGCGCCGGCACCGGCCTCGCCGAAGTAA
- a CDS encoding MurR/RpiR family transcriptional regulator, with protein sequence MTSTHVEAVSVPGCFIRIDGVYSALRTAEKRVADYIRAHPEELIHFTVTELADATQTSESTVVRLCQKLGYKGYQEFKIMLARDLVSPADTIFEAIAPSDPIDVLKTKVFQANIQALRDTIEVLDDAMLARAAAAIRSAGKMDIYGIGGSSSIAFDAYHKFHRIGIACIAHSDTDMMATSAVLLAPGDVALGISHTGSSHDIVEAIRLAKEAGATTICITHNATSPITRVSDIALFTAARETAFSSDAMTSRLAQLSIIDTVYLAVALADYDKSLALIQKTRRASAAKRY encoded by the coding sequence GTGACATCGACGCACGTGGAGGCGGTCAGCGTCCCCGGATGCTTCATACGCATCGACGGGGTCTATTCCGCGCTGCGCACCGCCGAAAAACGCGTCGCCGATTACATACGCGCGCATCCGGAGGAGCTCATCCACTTCACCGTCACCGAGCTCGCCGATGCGACGCAAACGAGCGAGTCGACAGTAGTCCGGCTTTGTCAGAAGCTCGGTTACAAAGGTTATCAGGAGTTCAAGATCATGCTCGCGCGCGACCTCGTGTCGCCCGCGGACACGATCTTCGAGGCGATCGCGCCGTCCGATCCGATCGACGTCCTCAAGACGAAGGTGTTCCAGGCGAACATCCAAGCGCTGCGCGACACGATCGAGGTGCTCGACGACGCGATGCTCGCGCGCGCGGCTGCCGCGATCCGCTCTGCCGGCAAGATGGACATCTACGGCATCGGCGGCTCGAGCTCGATCGCGTTCGATGCCTATCACAAGTTCCATCGCATCGGCATCGCGTGCATCGCACATTCCGATACCGACATGATGGCGACCTCGGCGGTGCTTCTCGCGCCGGGTGACGTCGCGCTCGGAATCTCGCATACCGGTTCGAGCCACGACATCGTCGAAGCGATCCGGCTCGCGAAAGAAGCGGGTGCGACGACGATCTGCATCACGCACAACGCGACCTCGCCGATCACGCGGGTCTCCGATATCGCGCTCTTCACTGCAGCGCGCGAGACCGCGTTCTCGAGCGACGCGATGACGAGCCGGCTCGCGCAGCTGTCAATCATCGACACCGTCTACCTCGCGGTCGCGTTGGCCGACTACGACAAGTCGCTCGCGCTCATCCAGAAAACGCGCCGCGCATCAGCCGCGAAGCGCTACTGA